A window from Streptomyces sp. NBC_00271 encodes these proteins:
- a CDS encoding flavodoxin domain-containing protein, with the protein MPTSVLVAYGTTNGSTAQIAEAVAEVLRKGGLIPDLLPARSVMDVTPYDAVVLGSGLYAGRWHRDARRFVSRHGRQLAERPLWLFSSGPLDSSASERDIPPVRGVRRTMVRLGARSHLTFGGCLEEGAKGRIAQSIVRNGKGGDFRDFGAIEDWAARIAAELVAAQQKK; encoded by the coding sequence ATGCCCACCAGTGTGCTGGTCGCCTACGGGACGACGAACGGATCGACCGCGCAGATCGCCGAGGCCGTGGCCGAGGTCCTGCGCAAGGGGGGACTCATCCCCGACCTGTTGCCTGCCAGGTCCGTCATGGACGTGACGCCGTATGACGCGGTGGTGCTCGGCAGTGGGCTGTATGCCGGCCGCTGGCACCGCGACGCCCGCCGGTTCGTGAGCCGGCACGGCCGCCAACTGGCCGAGCGCCCGCTGTGGTTGTTCAGCAGCGGCCCGCTGGACTCCTCGGCATCGGAGCGGGACATCCCGCCCGTGCGCGGCGTACGACGCACCATGGTCCGGCTCGGTGCCAGGAGCCATCTCACCTTCGGTGGCTGTCTGGAGGAGGGAGCCAAGGGGCGCATCGCCCAGTCGATCGTGCGCAACGGGAAGGGCGGAGACTTCCGCGACTTCGGCGCGATCGAGGACTGGGCGGCGCGGATCGCCGCTGAACTGGTGGCGGCACAGCAGAAGAAGTGA
- a CDS encoding phosphoketolase family protein → MPKVDHQDATALSVLSDDELRTLDAHWRAANYLAVGQIYLLANPLLTEPLTPAHIKPRLLGHWGTSPGLNLVYTHLNRVIKARGLDALCVWGPGHGGPAVLANSWLEGSYSETYPDVSRDAAGMERLFKQFSFPGGVPSHVAPETPGSIHEGGELGYSLAHAYGAAFDNPDLLVACVIGDGEAETGPLAAAWHSNKFLDPVHDGAVLPILHLNGYKIANPTVLSRLPESELDELLRGYGHEPIHVTGDDPAQVHRAMAKAFDQALDRIAVMQRTAREDGVAERVHWPVIVLRTPKGWTGPAEVDGVPVEGTWRAHQVPLAEVRENPQHLGQLEAWLRSYRPEELFRTDGRPAADVLACVPDASKRLGATPHANGGLLVRDLPIPSLDRYAVPVEKPGTTLHEPTRILGDLLEKVMHDTSASRDFRVVGPDETASNRLQAVFNSSGKAWQAGHLPVDEHLDRHGRVMEILSEHTCQGWLEGYTLTGRHGLFSCYEAFVHIVDSMVNQHIKWLKTSRELAWRAPIASLNYLLTSHVWRQDHNGFSHQDPGFVDHVLNKSPEVVRVYLPPDANTLLSVADHVLRSRDYVNVVVAGKQPCFDWLSMDQARDHCARGAGIWEWAGTENSGEPDVVLACAGDVPTQEVLAAAQLLRRHLPDLAVRVVNVVDMTRLLPRDEHPHGMRDFEYDGLFTTDKPVIFAYHGYPWLIHRLAYRRTGHANLHVRGYKEMGTTTTPFDMVVRNDLDRYRLVMDVIDRVPGLGVRAAAVRQQMADVRTRHHAWIREHGTDLPEVADWTWNA, encoded by the coding sequence ATGCCCAAGGTCGACCACCAGGACGCCACCGCTCTTTCCGTACTTTCCGACGACGAACTGCGCACTCTGGACGCCCACTGGCGAGCCGCCAACTACCTTGCCGTGGGCCAGATCTATCTGCTCGCCAACCCGCTGCTGACCGAGCCCCTGACCCCCGCGCACATCAAGCCGCGGCTGCTGGGCCACTGGGGTACCTCGCCCGGTCTGAACCTCGTGTACACCCACCTCAACCGGGTGATCAAGGCGCGCGGCCTGGACGCGCTGTGCGTGTGGGGACCCGGTCACGGCGGGCCCGCGGTCCTCGCCAACTCCTGGCTGGAGGGCAGCTATAGTGAGACCTACCCGGACGTCTCGCGTGACGCGGCCGGCATGGAACGGCTCTTCAAGCAGTTCTCCTTCCCGGGCGGCGTGCCCAGCCACGTGGCGCCGGAGACCCCTGGGTCCATCCACGAAGGGGGCGAGCTGGGGTATTCTCTCGCGCACGCGTACGGCGCCGCCTTCGACAACCCGGACCTGCTGGTCGCCTGCGTGATCGGCGACGGCGAGGCGGAGACCGGCCCGCTGGCCGCCGCCTGGCACTCCAACAAGTTCCTCGACCCCGTCCACGACGGCGCGGTCCTGCCGATCCTGCACCTCAACGGCTACAAGATCGCCAACCCGACGGTCCTGTCCCGGCTCCCGGAGTCCGAACTCGACGAACTCCTGCGGGGATACGGCCACGAGCCGATCCACGTCACCGGCGACGATCCCGCCCAGGTGCACCGGGCGATGGCGAAGGCTTTCGACCAGGCACTGGACCGTATCGCGGTGATGCAGCGGACGGCCCGCGAGGACGGCGTCGCCGAACGCGTGCACTGGCCCGTGATCGTGCTGCGCACCCCGAAGGGCTGGACCGGCCCCGCCGAGGTCGACGGCGTCCCCGTCGAAGGCACCTGGCGCGCACACCAGGTCCCGCTGGCGGAGGTGCGCGAAAACCCCCAACACCTGGGGCAGTTGGAGGCGTGGCTGCGCTCGTACCGGCCCGAGGAGCTCTTCCGCACGGACGGCCGGCCCGCCGCGGACGTCCTCGCCTGCGTGCCTGACGCCTCGAAGCGGCTCGGCGCCACCCCGCACGCCAATGGCGGCCTACTCGTCCGTGATCTGCCGATCCCGTCCCTCGACCGCTACGCCGTCCCCGTCGAGAAGCCGGGCACCACCCTGCACGAGCCGACGAGGATCCTCGGCGACCTCCTCGAAAAGGTCATGCACGACACCTCGGCGAGCCGCGACTTCCGTGTCGTCGGCCCCGACGAAACCGCCTCCAACCGTCTCCAGGCCGTCTTCAACTCCAGCGGCAAGGCCTGGCAGGCCGGGCACCTGCCGGTCGACGAGCACCTGGACCGGCACGGCCGGGTCATGGAGATCCTCTCCGAACACACCTGCCAGGGCTGGCTGGAGGGCTACACGCTGACCGGTCGGCACGGGTTGTTCTCCTGCTACGAGGCGTTCGTGCACATCGTCGACTCGATGGTCAACCAGCACATCAAGTGGCTGAAGACGTCGAGGGAGCTGGCGTGGCGTGCCCCGATCGCGTCCCTCAACTACCTGCTCACCTCGCACGTCTGGCGTCAGGACCACAACGGCTTCTCGCACCAGGACCCCGGCTTCGTCGACCACGTCCTCAACAAGAGTCCCGAGGTCGTACGGGTCTATCTGCCGCCGGACGCCAACACCCTGCTGTCGGTGGCGGACCACGTGCTGCGCAGCCGTGACTACGTGAACGTCGTCGTCGCGGGCAAGCAGCCCTGCTTCGACTGGCTCTCCATGGACCAGGCCCGCGACCACTGCGCCCGTGGCGCCGGGATCTGGGAGTGGGCGGGCACCGAGAACAGCGGGGAACCGGACGTCGTCCTCGCCTGTGCCGGTGACGTGCCCACCCAAGAGGTGCTGGCCGCCGCCCAGTTGCTGCGCCGGCATCTGCCCGACCTCGCCGTCCGCGTCGTCAACGTGGTCGACATGACCCGGCTGCTGCCGCGGGATGAACACCCGCACGGGATGCGCGACTTCGAGTACGACGGGCTGTTCACCACCGACAAGCCGGTGATCTTCGCCTACCACGGCTACCCCTGGCTGATCCACCGGCTCGCCTACCGCCGCACCGGCCACGCCAACCTGCACGTACGCGGCTACAAGGAGATGGGCACCACCACGACCCCGTTCGACATGGTCGTCCGCAACGACCTCGACCGCTACCGCCTCGTCATGGACGTGATCGACCGCGTCCCCGGCCTCGGCGTCCGCGCCGCCGCCGTCCGCCAGCAGATGGCCGACGTCCGCACCCGCCACCACGCCTGGATCCGCGAACACGGCACCGACCTGCCCGAAGTCGCCGACTGGACCTGGAACGCCTGA
- a CDS encoding Gmad2 immunoglobulin-like domain-containing protein, whose amino-acid sequence MATVDLSGRYDDEGGSLSIRERLAQVVFTVTRFPTVHKVAFEVDGKPVTSFGAEGIVLNGPVGRSDFEDRAPAVLVESPLIGDTARTPLRVWGSADTFESQFRLRVTDTTGRTAADVVVRATSGTGTRGTFDVTFPYKAARTGPGLLTAYVLSPKDGQLVTVDTVPLNVNR is encoded by the coding sequence GTGGCCACGGTCGACCTCTCCGGCCGCTACGACGACGAAGGCGGCAGCCTGTCGATACGGGAACGCCTCGCCCAGGTCGTGTTCACCGTGACCCGCTTCCCGACCGTCCACAAGGTCGCCTTCGAGGTCGACGGCAAGCCGGTGACGTCCTTCGGCGCCGAGGGAATCGTCCTGAACGGACCGGTCGGCCGGAGCGACTTCGAGGACCGGGCTCCCGCCGTGCTGGTCGAGTCGCCGCTGATCGGTGACACCGCACGCACCCCGCTGAGGGTGTGGGGCAGCGCCGACACGTTCGAATCACAGTTCCGGCTGAGGGTCACCGACACCACCGGGCGCACGGCCGCGGACGTCGTGGTCAGGGCGACATCCGGTACCGGCACACGCGGCACCTTCGACGTGACGTTCCCCTACAAGGCGGCTCGCACCGGCCCGGGTCTGCTCACCGCGTACGTCCTGTCGCCCAAGGACGGCCAACTGGTGACCGTCGACACCGTCCCGTTGAACGTGAACCGCTGA
- a CDS encoding CBS domain-containing protein, translating to MKHNKVGSVMTTEVVRATHGTSFKEVARLLGEHRISGLPVVDDDDRVVGVVSETDLMAHQAEAPDPYEPKKRFRFAELTRSARQRAAKATARTAGQLMSEPPVTVRADDTIVEAARTMAQHGVERLPVLDEEQRLVGIVTRRDVLQVFLRPDTEIRDEVVEEVLVRALWQAPRNIDVSVVEGVVTLSGQMERKSEKEIAVSMTRRIDGVVAVVDQLSYRRDDSRIQPDEQKYHGVTEDWVHHL from the coding sequence ATGAAGCACAACAAGGTCGGCTCCGTGATGACCACGGAGGTTGTCCGTGCCACCCACGGAACGTCGTTCAAAGAGGTGGCACGGCTGCTCGGCGAACACCGCATCAGCGGCCTGCCCGTGGTCGACGACGACGACCGGGTCGTCGGAGTCGTCTCGGAGACGGACCTGATGGCCCACCAGGCCGAGGCACCCGACCCGTACGAACCGAAGAAGCGGTTCCGGTTCGCCGAACTGACGCGCAGCGCCAGGCAGCGGGCCGCGAAGGCCACGGCCCGCACCGCCGGCCAGCTGATGTCCGAGCCGCCCGTCACCGTGCGCGCCGACGACACCATCGTCGAGGCGGCCCGGACCATGGCGCAGCATGGTGTGGAGCGGCTGCCCGTCCTGGACGAGGAACAGCGGCTCGTCGGCATCGTCACCCGCCGCGATGTGCTCCAGGTCTTCCTGCGGCCGGACACGGAGATTCGTGACGAGGTGGTCGAAGAGGTGCTGGTGCGTGCCCTGTGGCAGGCGCCGCGCAACATCGACGTCTCCGTGGTGGAAGGCGTCGTCACGCTCTCCGGCCAGATGGAGCGCAAGAGCGAGAAGGAGATCGCCGTCTCCATGACCCGTCGGATCGACGGCGTCGTCGCGGTCGTCGACCAGCTCTCCTACCGGCGGGACGACTCGCGTATCCAGCCCGACGAGCAGAAATACCACGGTGTCACCGAGGACTGGGTGCACCACCTGTGA
- the hypE gene encoding hydrogenase expression/formation protein HypE, translating into MNIQCPIPTHENEIVLLGHGAGGRLTGELLDQLVLPAVGSVTGPLEDAALLPGHPRLVMSTDSFVVSPLFFPGGDIGSLAVHGTVNDLAMRGAWPLALSVSLIVEEGLPLAELRAVMESLGKAAQDVGVPVITGDTKVVGRGAADRLFINTTGVGQRHELLAPSAASARPGDAVLLSGSIGLHGTTVLGTREGLGFESDIASDSRPLHRLVRALAPLGDAVHVLRDPSRGGLAAALNEIARDSSAAVEIEENAVPVPEAVASACDLLGLDPLVVANEGCLVAFVDADSAESALAAMRSLPEGARAVRIGEVLREGPWGRVTLRTLVGARRIVEMPLGEQLPRIC; encoded by the coding sequence ATGAACATCCAATGCCCCATCCCCACCCACGAGAACGAGATCGTTCTGCTGGGCCACGGCGCCGGCGGACGGCTCACCGGGGAACTGCTCGACCAACTGGTGCTGCCGGCCGTAGGCAGTGTCACGGGTCCGCTGGAGGACGCCGCGCTGCTGCCCGGGCACCCCCGCCTGGTGATGAGCACGGACAGCTTCGTCGTCAGCCCGCTGTTCTTCCCCGGCGGGGACATCGGGTCCCTGGCCGTGCACGGCACAGTCAACGATCTCGCGATGCGGGGCGCGTGGCCGCTCGCGCTGTCGGTCTCCCTGATCGTCGAGGAGGGGCTGCCGCTCGCCGAACTCCGAGCCGTCATGGAGTCGTTGGGCAAGGCCGCCCAGGACGTCGGCGTGCCCGTGATCACCGGGGACACGAAGGTCGTGGGGCGTGGTGCGGCCGACCGGCTGTTCATCAACACCACCGGTGTCGGACAGCGGCACGAACTCCTCGCCCCGTCGGCCGCGTCGGCGCGCCCCGGGGACGCCGTACTGCTGTCGGGGTCGATCGGACTGCACGGCACGACCGTGCTCGGCACGCGCGAGGGCCTCGGCTTCGAGAGCGACATCGCCTCCGACTCCCGGCCGCTGCACCGGCTGGTGCGAGCCCTGGCGCCGCTGGGGGACGCCGTGCACGTGCTGCGCGATCCGAGCCGGGGCGGGCTCGCCGCGGCGCTCAACGAGATCGCCCGTGACTCGTCAGCTGCCGTAGAGATCGAGGAGAACGCGGTTCCCGTGCCCGAGGCGGTCGCTTCGGCCTGTGATCTGCTCGGCCTGGACCCGCTGGTCGTCGCCAACGAGGGCTGTCTGGTCGCCTTCGTGGACGCCGATTCGGCCGAGAGCGCGCTGGCCGCGATGCGGTCGCTTCCCGAGGGGGCACGGGCCGTGCGGATCGGAGAGGTGCTCCGGGAGGGGCCGTGGGGGCGGGTGACACTGCGGACCCTGGTCGGCGCACGGCGCATCGTGGAGATGCCGCTCGGCGAGCAACTTCCCCGCATCTGCTGA
- the gap gene encoding type I glyceraldehyde-3-phosphate dehydrogenase gives MTVRVGINGFGRIGRTYLRAALDRAEAGTQDVEVVAINDITSPATLAHLLEYDSTFGRIGREVSHDDSSITVDGRRIAVTAERDPAVLHWSDYGAGIVVESTGRFRDRDAAALHLKGGAHTVLLSAPGKNVDATIVMGVNDGTYDRHSDRIVSAASCTTNCVAPMVKVLHEAFGIDRGMMTTIHGYTNDQSLLDGPHKDLRRARSAALSIIPTSTGAARAVGLVLPELAGALDGIAVRVPVEDGSLTDLAVVLNRETTAEEVNAAFAEAADGPLNGILRVSKAPIVSRDVIGDPSSCIFDPALTQANGTLVKVFGWYDNEWGYTNRLLDLTALVADD, from the coding sequence ATGACCGTACGCGTCGGCATCAACGGCTTCGGCCGGATCGGCCGCACCTATCTGCGCGCGGCACTCGACCGTGCCGAGGCGGGCACCCAGGACGTCGAGGTGGTCGCGATCAACGACATCACCTCGCCCGCCACCTTGGCCCACCTCCTGGAGTACGACTCCACCTTCGGGCGTATCGGACGGGAGGTCAGCCACGACGACAGCTCGATCACCGTCGACGGCAGGCGCATCGCCGTCACTGCCGAACGTGATCCGGCCGTCCTGCACTGGTCCGACTACGGCGCGGGCATCGTCGTCGAGTCCACCGGCCGCTTCCGCGACCGCGACGCTGCGGCCCTGCACCTCAAGGGCGGTGCCCACACCGTGCTGCTCTCGGCCCCGGGCAAGAACGTGGACGCCACCATCGTGATGGGCGTCAACGACGGCACCTACGACCGGCACAGCGACCGGATCGTTTCGGCGGCGTCCTGCACCACCAACTGTGTCGCCCCGATGGTGAAGGTGCTTCACGAGGCCTTCGGCATCGACCGCGGCATGATGACCACCATCCACGGTTACACCAACGACCAGTCCTTGCTCGACGGTCCGCACAAGGACCTGCGCCGGGCCCGGTCGGCGGCCCTGAGTATCATCCCGACCAGTACCGGGGCCGCCCGCGCGGTCGGGCTGGTGCTACCGGAGCTGGCCGGTGCCCTGGACGGCATCGCCGTGCGCGTACCGGTGGAGGACGGGTCGCTCACCGACCTTGCGGTCGTGCTGAACCGCGAGACGACGGCGGAGGAAGTCAACGCCGCATTCGCCGAGGCGGCGGACGGCCCGTTGAACGGCATCCTCCGTGTCTCGAAGGCCCCGATCGTCTCCCGGGACGTCATCGGCGATCCCTCTTCCTGCATCTTCGACCCGGCCCTGACCCAGGCCAACGGCACTCTGGTGAAGGTCTTCGGCTGGTACGACAACGAGTGGGGCTACACCAACCGCCTTCTCGACCTGACGGCGCTGGTCGCCGACGACTGA
- a CDS encoding bifunctional acetate--CoA ligase family protein/GNAT family N-acetyltransferase has translation MTDEALSRPTVHSLLVDGTTVCIRPVEAGDHDQLQGLYQEMSPENLRLRFFGVSRRSAETAADRACRPQSGHRALLAETKGLVIGLAEYDTGGTGTAADIFITVADGLHHRGVGTLLVEHLVSAARAESITTFTADALSENHEVLRLFADLGLRTARRFEGPEMRCTIELDEDENYLSATDARGRAADVASLEPLLRPDAVAVVGAGRTPGSVGRAILHHLHAGGFTRRLFAVNPSATSILGVPSYPSVSALPRTPDLVVVAVPAAAVPATAEECGKAGVRALTVVTAGLDPAQAEALMTACRTYGMRLVGPNCLGVSNTDPELSLDATFAADHPRPGTAGVAVQSGGVGIALLDGLSRLGIGVSTFASLGDKYDVSGNDMLQWWESDGRTDLALLHLESFGNPRAFSRTARRVTRRMPVLTVDAGRRAAASHTAAAATRTMTRQALFTQAGITATRSVGELLEAAALLHSQPLPTGSRVAIVTNAGGAGVLAADACAEAGLTLPTPTPELVDDLLAALPEGAAVGNPVDATAAVTEEQLRGCVDLIMRHAGVDAVLVALVPTAVAAATGDDLVRALTRTTGHRPKPIAVVRLEQALPVELLPAVDGRTVPAFAEPRSAAGALAHAAHRAAWLARPAGTIPALDGVDTARAHTVVEAYLDANPDGGWLDPRQCAELLDCYGIPLSAWAWADTEDGAVLAAERLRGADGRVVMKGYWPGLLHKSEQHAVHLDLRGEPQVRAAFRDLETRFAGLLTGVVVQPLAERGTELFAGVVQDQVFGPLVLFGLGGTATGILADHTARLAPLTDHDVHDLITAPRCAPLLFGAHGSRPVDLEGLEQLLLRLSRMANDLPQLAETDFNPVLAGPGGVSVLDARVCLLPHRAQDPYLRRLR, from the coding sequence ATGACGGACGAAGCACTCAGCCGACCCACAGTCCATTCCCTGCTCGTGGACGGCACCACCGTGTGCATCCGTCCCGTCGAGGCGGGGGACCACGACCAACTGCAGGGTCTCTACCAGGAGATGTCCCCGGAGAACCTGAGGCTGCGCTTCTTCGGAGTGAGTCGCCGGTCCGCCGAGACGGCGGCCGACCGGGCCTGCAGGCCGCAGTCCGGACACCGGGCCCTGCTGGCCGAGACCAAGGGCCTGGTGATCGGGCTCGCCGAATACGACACCGGTGGCACCGGGACAGCGGCCGACATCTTCATCACGGTCGCCGACGGGCTGCACCACCGGGGCGTCGGCACCCTCCTCGTCGAGCACCTGGTCTCTGCCGCCCGCGCCGAGAGCATCACCACGTTCACGGCCGACGCGCTCAGCGAGAACCACGAGGTCCTGCGACTCTTCGCCGACCTCGGCCTGCGCACCGCCCGCCGCTTCGAGGGCCCCGAGATGCGCTGCACCATCGAACTGGACGAGGACGAGAACTATCTGTCGGCCACCGATGCACGTGGCCGCGCTGCCGACGTCGCCAGCCTCGAACCGCTGCTGCGCCCGGACGCGGTCGCAGTCGTAGGCGCGGGACGCACACCCGGGTCCGTCGGCCGGGCGATCCTGCACCACCTGCACGCCGGCGGCTTCACCCGCCGCCTCTTCGCAGTGAACCCCTCGGCCACCTCCATCCTCGGCGTGCCCAGCTATCCCTCGGTCAGCGCTCTGCCCAGGACACCCGACCTCGTGGTCGTCGCCGTACCGGCCGCGGCCGTGCCTGCCACCGCCGAGGAGTGCGGCAAGGCGGGTGTACGTGCCCTCACCGTCGTCACGGCGGGACTCGACCCGGCCCAGGCGGAAGCGCTCATGACCGCGTGCCGTACCTACGGCATGCGGCTCGTCGGCCCCAACTGCCTCGGCGTCTCCAACACCGACCCGGAACTGAGCCTCGACGCGACCTTCGCCGCCGACCACCCGCGCCCCGGCACGGCGGGCGTCGCCGTACAGTCCGGCGGCGTCGGCATCGCTCTGCTCGACGGGCTGTCCCGGCTCGGCATCGGCGTCTCGACCTTCGCGTCGCTCGGCGACAAGTACGACGTCAGCGGCAACGACATGCTCCAGTGGTGGGAGAGCGACGGCCGCACCGACCTGGCCCTGCTGCACCTGGAGTCCTTCGGCAACCCGCGGGCGTTCTCCCGCACCGCCCGGCGCGTGACCCGTCGGATGCCCGTCCTGACCGTCGACGCGGGCCGCCGTGCCGCCGCCTCGCACACCGCGGCCGCCGCGACCCGGACCATGACCCGACAGGCGCTGTTCACCCAGGCCGGCATCACCGCCACCCGCTCCGTCGGTGAACTCCTAGAAGCCGCCGCCCTGTTGCACTCCCAGCCGCTGCCCACCGGATCCCGCGTGGCGATCGTCACCAACGCGGGCGGAGCCGGGGTCCTCGCGGCCGACGCCTGCGCCGAGGCCGGGCTCACCCTGCCGACGCCGACCCCCGAACTCGTCGACGACCTGCTCGCCGCGCTGCCCGAAGGCGCCGCCGTCGGCAACCCTGTCGATGCCACCGCGGCCGTGACGGAGGAGCAGCTCAGGGGCTGTGTGGACCTGATCATGCGGCACGCCGGCGTCGACGCCGTCCTCGTGGCTCTGGTCCCCACGGCGGTCGCCGCGGCGACCGGAGACGACCTCGTCCGGGCCCTCACTCGCACAACCGGACACAGACCGAAGCCGATCGCTGTGGTCCGGCTCGAACAGGCCCTACCCGTCGAGCTGTTGCCCGCTGTCGACGGCCGTACTGTCCCCGCCTTTGCCGAACCTCGGTCGGCGGCAGGGGCGTTGGCGCATGCTGCCCACCGTGCGGCCTGGCTCGCCCGGCCGGCAGGGACGATCCCTGCCCTCGACGGAGTCGACACCGCGCGCGCCCACACCGTCGTCGAGGCCTACCTCGACGCGAATCCGGACGGCGGCTGGCTCGACCCGCGTCAATGCGCCGAACTCCTCGACTGCTACGGCATTCCCCTGTCGGCCTGGGCCTGGGCCGACACCGAGGACGGCGCCGTCCTCGCCGCCGAACGGCTGCGCGGCGCCGACGGGCGGGTGGTCATGAAGGGCTACTGGCCGGGTCTGCTGCACAAGAGCGAACAGCACGCCGTCCATCTCGACCTGCGCGGCGAACCCCAAGTGCGCGCCGCCTTCCGCGACTTGGAGACCCGGTTTGCAGGTCTGCTCACAGGCGTGGTCGTGCAGCCGCTCGCCGAGCGCGGCACCGAGCTGTTCGCCGGCGTCGTCCAGGACCAGGTCTTCGGACCGCTCGTCCTGTTCGGCCTCGGCGGCACCGCGACTGGGATTCTCGCCGATCACACTGCCCGGCTCGCACCGCTCACCGACCACGACGTGCACGACCTGATCACGGCCCCGCGCTGCGCCCCGCTCCTGTTCGGTGCACACGGCAGCCGGCCCGTCGACCTCGAAGGCCTCGAACAGCTGCTGCTGCGGTTGTCCCGGATGGCGAACGACCTGCCGCAGCTGGCCGAGACCGACTTCAACCCCGTACTCGCGGGACCGGGCGGAGTCTCCGTCCTCGATGCACGCGTCTGCCTGCTGCCCCACAGGGCGCAGGACCCGTATCTGCGCCGACTTCGCTGA
- a CDS encoding Acg family FMN-binding oxidoreductase: MSPAYAQHGRAALHLAHAASLAPSPHNNQPWFFVEEGHDHGLEIHADRGRRLVLTDPGGRESVIACGAALFNARIAVRNLGFQPAVDLLPESGNPAYLARVAFAAHAPATFHEALMEGAMAHRHTHRGPFGAEHVAEELLDELRDHARAEGALLHIVEDPDRLDLLADLVRTAEDVHRADRGHTAEIAGCVGPAGVPAEACLYHPDCVLLAARDYLGLARQVALPPQKWVSRTGMVAILTTPYDTRPDWLRAGQALQRVLLYAAAHRVRAAFHTQPLEVPSLRAEVRTSLAFGRFPQMILRLGHTTQRWPTPRRGPADTLRRQ; this comes from the coding sequence ATGTCTCCGGCGTACGCACAACACGGCCGTGCGGCCTTGCACCTGGCCCACGCCGCATCTCTCGCGCCCTCGCCGCACAACAACCAACCCTGGTTCTTCGTCGAGGAGGGCCACGACCACGGCTTGGAGATCCACGCGGACCGTGGACGTCGACTGGTCCTGACCGATCCGGGCGGCCGGGAGTCGGTCATCGCCTGCGGGGCGGCGCTGTTCAACGCGCGGATCGCCGTACGCAACCTCGGCTTCCAGCCTGCTGTCGACCTGCTGCCGGAGTCCGGCAACCCGGCCTACCTGGCGCGCGTGGCCTTCGCCGCCCATGCCCCGGCCACTTTCCACGAAGCGCTGATGGAGGGCGCGATGGCGCACCGGCACACGCACCGCGGGCCGTTCGGGGCGGAGCATGTCGCGGAGGAACTGCTCGACGAGCTGCGGGATCACGCACGCGCCGAGGGCGCCCTCCTCCACATCGTCGAGGACCCGGACCGACTGGACCTGCTCGCGGATCTGGTGCGCACCGCGGAGGACGTGCACCGTGCCGACCGGGGGCACACCGCCGAGATCGCGGGGTGCGTCGGACCGGCGGGAGTCCCGGCCGAGGCCTGCCTGTACCACCCGGACTGCGTACTGCTGGCCGCCCGTGACTATCTGGGCCTCGCCCGGCAGGTAGCTCTCCCGCCTCAGAAATGGGTGTCGCGCACGGGTATGGTCGCCATCCTCACCACTCCCTACGACACCCGCCCGGACTGGCTGCGCGCGGGTCAGGCGCTCCAACGCGTGCTGCTGTACGCGGCGGCGCACCGGGTCCGGGCGGCCTTCCACACCCAGCCCCTCGAAGTACCCTCGCTGCGCGCGGAGGTCCGGACGAGTCTCGCCTTCGGCCGCTTCCCGCAGATGATCCTGCGCCTCGGCCATACGACCCAGAGGTGGCCCACGCCGCGGCGCGGGCCTGCGGATACGCTGCGTCGGCAGTGA